The Bosea sp. AS-1 region ATATGCGCCGCGCCTGCATCGCCTTCTCCGTCCCGGAGCTGATCCGGACCGGTACGACCACGATCATGGAGATCGGCGGTTATGGCGAGGATACGGTCAGGATCGCCGGCGGGGCGGGCCTGCGTGCTTATGTCGGCCAGGGCCATCGCTCCGGCCGCTGGTACACCGATGACGGACGCACCGTGAAATATAGCTGGCTGGAGGATGACGGCCAGGCGGGCTTCGAGAAGGCCGTGCAGTTCATCGAGAAGCATGACGGCCTGATGAATGGCCGTATCAAGGGCTTCCTCACGCCCGCTCAGGTCGATACCACCTCGGAGGCGATGCTGCGCAAGACGCGTGCTGCCGCCACCGCCATGAAGGTGCCCCTCGCCCTGCACACCTCGCAATCCGTGCCGGAATTCCTCGAGATGACGCGCCGCCACGGCTGCACGCCGATCGAATGGCTGCAGAAGCTCGGCTTCCTCGGCCCCGACGTCATCCTCGGCCATGCCATCATGCCCGGTGGCTCGTCCTGGACGAACTACCACGCCGACGATATCGGCATCCTTGCCGATACCGGCACCAACGTCGCCCATGCGGTCTGGGTCTTCGCACGTCGCGGCATCGCGATGGAGAGCTTCGCGCGTTATCTCGCGCGTGGCGTGAACATGACGCTCGCCACCGACACCTGCCCGCAGAGCATGATCGAGGCGCTGCGCTGGACCGCCGTCGTCAGCAAGATCGTCGACCGGCGCACCGAGGTGGCGACGGCGGCCGATGTCTTCAATGCCGCCACGCTCAACGGTGCCAAGGCGCTGGGTCGCGACGATCTCGGCCGGATCTCGGTGGGCGCCAAGGCCGACATGCTGCTCTGGGAAGGCCGCAGCCTGTTCATGACACCGGTACGCGACCCGATCCGCAATATCGTCTACTCGGCGCAAGCCGACGACCTGAACAGCTCGATCGTCGATGGCGAATGGATCATGCGCGACCGGCATATTCCCGATGTCGACCTGCCGAAGCTCGCCGCCGGGGTGCAGGAGGCGGCCGAGGCAATGTGGGCCGGCACGCCCAATGGCGACTGGGCGAAGCGAACCATCGACCAGCTGTCGCCGGAGAGCTTCCCGCCGTTCAAGCCCTGAACCGGGCCTGCGGCAGTCCTCCCGGTCTGCAGCATGCCGGGAGACAATTCACGCGGATTGACGCTTTCGGCTATCAAGCAGCATGACGATGGTTTGGGGATGCCTTTGCTGCAGGCCGCCACGCGAGGCCAGCGCGGGGCTTCGCCGCCAGACGGCGGATCGGACGATCATGAGCGATCAGGACGCGGCTGCGGATACGAAGCTTCCGCTGGACGAGCGGATGCAGCTGATCGCCTTGCGCCTCCTGGCTGCGTCGGATGGCCCGTCGGGAGCGCTGAGTCTCGCCGCGGCCTTCCGACAAGCGGGCATCGACGTCGCTGAGGCGACTGCAGGGCGCTATCTGCGACAGCTTGACGAGCGCGGCTATACACGTTCCCTCGGCAAGCGGGGGCGTGTCCTGACGCCAGAGGGGGAGGACCGGCTTTCGGCCCTCATCCGGAGCAGCAGCCTTGCCGGCCATGGCGCACGTGTCACGGCCGCGGTCGCCGGCCATTCGCTCCAGCAACTGATCGACCTGCTGCATGTGCGCCGGGCGGTCGAGATCGAAGCGGCGGGGCTGGCGGCGCAGCGCGCGACGGATGAAGAGATCGATGCGCTTCTTGCGGCAGGAAGGCGCCACGTCGACTGTGTCGATACCAGCGAGAGCGTTCCGGTCGCTCATGGCTTCCATGAGCTGGTCTCGCGGGCCTCTCACAACGAGATGCTCGCGGTGATGACGGAGATGCTGCTCGACCCGCGGCACGATCCACTGGCGAAGCTGCTCGACGACATTGCCAACGATACCGGCACGACGCTGAGCATGGCGCTCGATCATCCCCGCATCGCCGAGGCCATCCGGGCGCGCGACGCGACCGCAGCCGAGGAGGCGATGCGCCGGCACATGGACCGGATCCTCGCGGTGGTATGCGGCTATCGCGATACCCGGCAGAGCGGAAAATGACCGGAAAGGGTGGTGCCGCTGCCTAGTCTCCCGTTGGTTGAACCCTTCGCGCGGCCGCCCAGAGCAAGGCCGCGCCGAGCAAGGCGGCAGCGATCGACGCGGTGAAGACTGCGATCTTGGCCGCGGCGAAATCGCCGGGATCGCCGAAAGCCTGACCCGCGATGAAGAGCGACATGGTGAAGCCGATGCCGGCAAGAGCGCTCGCGCCGGCGAGCTGCGACCAGGAGTATTCCTCGGGCTTGATGGCGATGCCGAGACGAACCGCCAGTGCGGTGGCGCCCAGCATGCCGAGCGGCTTGCCGAGAACCAGACCGGCCATGATCGCCAGCACCAGCATGCCGCGTCCGTCGAGGACGCCGGGCGCGATGGCGACGCCGGCATTGGCGAGGGCGAAGAGGGGCAGCACGAGATAGCTTGAGCGGGCACCGGCATGGCGCAGCAGGCGGTCGGCCGGCGATTCCAGACGGTCGTGGATTGCGTCGAGCGCGCGCAGAGCCGGGGTCGAGGGACCGTGTCGCAGCACTTCGCCGCCATGGGCGGCTTCAGCCAGCATGATCGCGTTGGCCTGCGCGGTCAGGGCGGCGAGGTTC contains the following coding sequences:
- a CDS encoding chlorohydrolase family protein, which translates into the protein MARRMIRAGHVIAFQNGGHRHLRDGVVVWENDKIIHVGKSFDGEVDEVVDAPEKIVTPGFINTHAHLTESPLDKSYVEDRGPRAFYLSGLFEFLTARDVSITDDMRRACIAFSVPELIRTGTTTIMEIGGYGEDTVRIAGGAGLRAYVGQGHRSGRWYTDDGRTVKYSWLEDDGQAGFEKAVQFIEKHDGLMNGRIKGFLTPAQVDTTSEAMLRKTRAAATAMKVPLALHTSQSVPEFLEMTRRHGCTPIEWLQKLGFLGPDVILGHAIMPGGSSWTNYHADDIGILADTGTNVAHAVWVFARRGIAMESFARYLARGVNMTLATDTCPQSMIEALRWTAVVSKIVDRRTEVATAADVFNAATLNGAKALGRDDLGRISVGAKADMLLWEGRSLFMTPVRDPIRNIVYSAQADDLNSSIVDGEWIMRDRHIPDVDLPKLAAGVQEAAEAMWAGTPNGDWAKRTIDQLSPESFPPFKP
- a CDS encoding FCD domain-containing protein: MSDQDAAADTKLPLDERMQLIALRLLAASDGPSGALSLAAAFRQAGIDVAEATAGRYLRQLDERGYTRSLGKRGRVLTPEGEDRLSALIRSSSLAGHGARVTAAVAGHSLQQLIDLLHVRRAVEIEAAGLAAQRATDEEIDALLAAGRRHVDCVDTSESVPVAHGFHELVSRASHNEMLAVMTEMLLDPRHDPLAKLLDDIANDTGTTLSMALDHPRIAEAIRARDATAAEEAMRRHMDRILAVVCGYRDTRQSGK